The Gossypium hirsutum isolate 1008001.06 chromosome D06, Gossypium_hirsutum_v2.1, whole genome shotgun sequence genome contains the following window.
tcaaaaaaagggttcgggagtcaattacatacgaggaagggttagcaccctcgtaacgcccaaaaattggtacctaaattgattaattaatatcttaatgtcgaagattgaaaattttaaagagatttagggtacgatccttaaaaaactcgaatgacatggattgaaatttaagaggaatatttggctatttagtcggaCGAGACATCGAAACCCATCACGTTAGGGCACGttctctcgaatttccaaacacaaatATTGCCtcactttgaaattttaaaaggatatttggctatatGGTCAAACGAGAagtcgaaacccaacacgttagggcacgtttcctcgattttccaaacgcgaaatattgccttattttgaaagtttaagaaaggatatttggctatttggccAAACGAgtaatcgaaacccaacacgttagggcacgtttcctcgattttccaaacgcgaaatattgccttattttaaaagtttaaaaaggatatttggctatttggccAAACGAgtaatcgaaacccagcacgttagggcacgttttctcgaatttccaaacgcaaaatattgccttatttagaaaaaaatttcttttgatGTATGGTAAAATATGTCTAAAatataatgtatatatgtatatttaaaataataaaagtgagaATGTATGTGTTATAaaaatgtatgcatgtatatacatgtattataaAAATGTACGTATAGAAGTGtgtacatatatgtacatatgatgcataaaaataatatgtaagtatgaatgtatatataaaaacaaattaaaaatgtaCGTGTGTATATATGACAAAATGTAAGCATGTAGATATACAACAAAATATTGAAACTAAAAATGGCACAAATAAGTAGGTCATGACAATAATGATATAATAgtgattaaaataattaatttaataatagaatAATTCTAATAAGACATATGGAATTAAATTGATAAACAgtttaagaataataataataacaaaataacagACCCAGAAccaaactgaaattaaaacaaaattaaatgacagattttaaaatgaaataaaaattatagcAAAGGACTAAGGTGAAACGCACGTCAAGAAGAAGGGACTTATCGCGCAATATCCCCATTCCTTATACGCATCATTTTGCACAGGACCAGATTGAGACAAGTGCAAAATATGGggtcaaattaaaagaaaaaaacagaaaagaacCAAATTGCAGCAGTTCACGAAAAAGGAAGGACCAAAGGCACAAATATCCCATTTTACATAAACGCGCGGATCccccctggagcgggtcgggtcgcgcgcggATCTTAAAGgctaaaacggtgccgtttcatttttattatttacactaaattttttttactccCATTTCAGCCCCATTTCTGAAAAAAAGAATCAAAGTCTCCCCATTTTCTCTCCCCTTCTCTCTAGACTTTTAAACCCGGCCTATGCCGCCGGCGAGCTCGCACGGTGGCTCTGGCACTCACTGCCATAGCTCCACCGTGCCGGAAGGCCCAAAATTAGTTTTTTAGAGGGGGTcccccttttcttttcccttttttaaaaaaatgcaaataaaCCCTATTCGGGTGTTTTTGGAACCTAAACAAAAGGCGACCTTTCGGCCTCACCGTCCTTCCGGTCGCGGTCCGAGCGAAGCCCTAAAGGCTTCCGTGACCTTGACGAACGGAGAAGATCTCCGACGGTGGTTCATGGTCAAACCTCAGGTACGTTTCAAAACCCCTTTTCGTTTTATTCCTATAATAGtacgcaaaaaaaaaagaaaaaaagataaaatctaaaaaagaagCAGAAGTTCGAAATAAAAATATCAACCTTGGATTTTTCTTGATTGATTTTTGTTCTCTGTtgtatttctctttttttcttacaAGGTTATTTtagtggcttttatagccacgatTACATTGTTAGTCCATGTTACTGTTTGctattttttctatgttttgctTTTGTTTCTGTCTTCTCTTTACCGTTTCTGTGTTGCTTCTTTTGGTCTTTTATACAGGTGTCGGGGGTCAACGGAGAAGATTGCTATTTTGGTGCCAATGGAGGCTGGACAGGCCTCAGGACGAGGCATGGTCGTTGCGCCCGAGGAGGAGCAGCGCAAAGGAgagggaaccctagggttccctgtGCTTGCTTAGTctttgggcctcaatgggccgTTTAGAatttgggctgttttgggcctgTTGTACATgggtcatttaatttttattattttggttttgtttcgGGCCTGGGCTAAATTGGGCCTCTACAGCTGCCCCTGtttgctcattgttgtgtaatgagaatggagcaaagaccttaaaaggaccaattttgcccagtcACACCGAGTCTTGACTTCCTCTGGTGCTTCTCTTCTTTGAATAACTTCATTCCAGcccactgtgtcttgttgcttcgatcttCTTCGCAAAAAAACTTCAGGGGAACGAAGTTTGTGGtcttaatccactccactgcgaCTTTAAGGAGATAGGATTGATcctatctgctccactactgcttagggagataggatctaccatcttcgatctgctccactactgcttagggagataagatcttccatttttgacctgctccactactgcttagggagataggactggtggcttaaatctgcttcactactacttaggaagataagattcactgtcttcgatctgctccactactgcttagggagataagatcttccatctttgacctgctccactactgcttagggagataggactagtggcttaaatctgcttcactactgcttaggaagataagattcgccgtcttcgatctgctccactactgcttagggagataaaatcttCCATCTTTGAcctgctctactactgcttagggagataggactggtggcttaaatctgcttcactactgcttaggaagataagattcaccgtcttggatgtgctccactactgcttagggagataatatCTTCcatctttaacctgctccactactgcttagggagataggactggtggcttaaatctgcttcactactgcttaggaagataagattcgccgtcttcgatctgctccactactgcttagggggatAAGATCTTCCATCTTtgacctgctccactactgcttagggagataggactggaTAAGATGACTTCAGTTCACCCCACTACAACTTTAAGGGTATGGAtaacttcattgatctgttctctagggaacatgacctgtaaagTCCATTTTATGAACCTATCTATgtctagtgattaggatgttatgatcggaatgaatcaaaatcaCCTAACTAAATAtgcatgcatgaatgcaaaatgtcatgaacaTGATCTCTTAATGTTTGAGTTGTGATTGTTCTTTATTCATTAAGGCTCTATTACCAACACGTCAGAACACCATATTGTTCGACTGGTAACACTCATCTTTTACTTAATCGGATTTCCCCTACTGTAatcttcaaagttcaatccactgtaaTCTTCAAGGTTAAGTCCACTGTAATTTTGGGACATAACATTTGAACATCCTCCTCCCACTGTAATTCAATGGTGGAAAGATCTGGCTTTTCACAATCCTCTGCTATCACAGatcaaggatacaggatctgaATCCCTTTGGTCtcacaccattctcaaggtgtcctACCAATGTTTATACACAATTGTAGAACTTTCTATTCCAAGTGATCTCTTCTTATCACTCGATGATCATTGCTTGTTTATTCAATCCATGCTTGGACAACAAAATTCGAaaggatagtcttaatttagattTTTCCTTCTTAGCcattcaacctttaaacttggtgtactctaaacaatagtcatgtttcaggttcctgtattatttagaaacttttagagtaatgtgcaaaactcctttttcttgaatattatcagtccattaaccattatttcaatgaaaaacgcttgaaaaagattatcaaaatggacaaggTGGAATTTATTTGAGAATAaggctcaaaatgaataaattaatgaaaatagcAAATTTTTCTAAGATTTAGAATGAATAAGATTAAAAggattatcacaatggataagatgaaattttattgagaacaaagctcgaaatgaataaataaaacaggtgccccagatatcgtagcatgagttTCTCTGCACCAATCTTTTAAGGGACCCTTTGAATTCGCTATGTGTTTAGAAAATTCAGGATGCTTTGTTGATGctccaagatgtagcatctctcctccTTGCTAATTCAAGAATATGCCCcacatttgatcaaaatttgaaccgCCCTTTTATCGGGTTTTCAATTCAAGGCCCCTTTGGTCACAAAgtgccctttttgggttttcactttggcctctccCCTTTTTTTTAAGCGAAGTACTTCTTCACTGAATCTGAATTTATTGGATTAGGCAAAGTCTTTCCATCCATTTCAGTTAATATCAGTGCTCCTCCAGAGAAGGCCTTCCTCAccacgtatggtccttcccaatttggcatacactttcctctaaagtctttttgtatgggaaggatcttcttcagtaccaaatctccttcgtggaattccctgggacgaactttcttattgtaagctcgcatcatttgcttttggtacatttgactaTGGCGAATAGCTCTTAGCCTTTTTTCTTTGACAAGATTCAACTGGTCGTATCGAGATTAGACCCATTCTGTTTCGTCCAACTTTAACTCTGACAAGACCCGAAGGGAAGGAATCTCTACTCGATGGGTAAAACTTCCTCCATTCCGTAGACCAATGAGAGAGGCGTTGCCCCTGTGGAGGTTCTAACAGATGTTTTATAAGCAAAAAGAGCAAATGGgagcttctcatgccaatccctataagtctcagtcatcttccccacaatcctcttgatgttcttattagctgcttccactgcaccattcTTTTTTGGGCGGTATGGcaatgagttgtggtgcttgatatTGAATTGGCTACAGATCTCCGTTATCGTACTGTTGTTCAGATTTAGCGCGTTGTCTGATATTatcctttctggcattccatatcgacatatgatctccttcttTAAGAACCTACTGACCGCTGCCtttgtgacattagcatatgaagcggcttccacccatttagtaaagtaatcaattactacaaagatgaatcgatgcacATTTGAAGCTCTtggcgatattggcccaatgacgtccatgccccacatggaaaagggccatggggaagtcatgacatgGAGAAGTGAGggaggtacatgaattttgtctccgtaaatttggcacttGTGGCATTTCTTGGCATATTTGATGCAGTCCctttccatggtagaccaataatatccaaatctcatgatttgccttgccattgtgaaaccattggCGTGTGTTCCACAGACACCATTATGGACCTCTTCCAAAATTTTTTTGGCCTCAACAGAGTCTACGCATCTCAGTAGCACCTGATCCTTGCCCCTTTTAtacaggatctctccatctaagacgtaGTTACTAGCCATCCTTCTTAACGTTCTCTTATCATTCTCTATTTTCCGGTCCGGGTATTCACTATTCTTCACGTATCGTAGCATATCTTGATACCAGGGGTgatcgtccttttcttcttctacATCAATATTGCAGCAGTGGGCTGGAGCCTCATAAATGCTCATTCGGATTGGCTTCATATCTTCCTGTTTAttcactttgatcatagcatccaaTGTAGCcaaagcgtcggccatctgattttcCTCTCGTGGAAGGTAGCAGAAGGTGATATCATCAAACTCCTTAATTAGTTCTATAACTAATTTTCGGTAGTTGACCAATTTGGGATCTCTTGTCTGCCATTCTCCTTTGAGCTGATAGATTACCAGTGCAGAGTCTCCATACACCTCTAACACTTTAATCTTACGCTCTATGGTTGCACGAAtccccatgatacatgcttcgtattcggccatattgtttgtacaatcaaaatccaatttgcaagtcactggataatgatctccgcttggagataccaagactgctcCGATTCTATTGCCTACAGCATTTGAGGCCCCGTCgaagtttaatttccaagtatGGCCCTTGAGTATCCTCTTCGGTGGTTGCCACGTACACTatatcttcatttgggaaatcgaagttcaaaggctcataatcttctagagctctactagctagaaaatctgctattgcactcccttttatagccttttgattCACGTAGAgtatgtcaaattcagaaagcaagatctgccatcgggccattcttccattcaaagcagttgattccatcatgtattttagtGGGTCTAGTTTTGAGATTAGCCAAGTGGTATGATATAACATGTACTGCCTcaatctccgagttgtccaaatcaaggTGCAACATAGCTTCTCGATTGGTGAATATCTTGTCTCGCATTCATTGAACtttttactgagatagtatatcgctctttcttttcttcccgactcatcatgttggcccaacacgcatcccatggaattttcGAATACCGCTAAATACAGTATCAATGGCTTACCTGGGTATGGTGGCATTAGTACTGGGGCGTTAGATAAGTAATACTTAATCTTGTCACAAGCTTTTTGGCACTCCTcgtcccatacacctggattatgtttcttaaggagacgaaaAATGGGGTCGCATTTATCAGTTAACTGTGAAATGAACCTGGCGATGTAGTTCAGTCTTCCCagaaaacctcgaacttctttttgattGTGTGGCGGAGGCAAATCTTGTATGaccttgactttgtctgggtcaatctcgATCCCTCTTTCACTAACCACGAACCCTAGAAGCTTTCtagatctagccccgaaagtgcATTTGGTCGGGTTAAGCTTTAATTGGAACTTCCTTAACCGCATAAACAATTTTCTCAAGACTTGTATATGCTCTTCCTCTGTTctagatttggcaatcatatcatctgCATATacttctatttctttatgcatcatgtcatggaataaggttaccatggctctttggtatgttgcccccgcattcttcaatccaaatggcattaccttgtaacagaatgtgcCCCACATGGTTACAAAGGTTGTCttgtccatgtcttcaggatgcattttTATCTAATTGTatcccgagaaaccatccataaaggagaaaaGTGAGTAACCTGCCATGTTATCTACTAAAGTGTCAATATGCGGCAATGGAAAATTgtcctttgggctagctttgttcagatccctatagtctacacacattcgaactttcccatcttttttagggactgggactatattagctacccattctgagtatttcACCACTTGTAAGAATCCTGCGTCGAACTGCTTCTTAacctccttttttattttcaacaaaacatcaggcctcatccttcggagcttctgTTGAACCGGTCTACATTCTTCTTTTATGGGCAATCGGTGTACTACTACATCAGTACTTAatccaggcatatcttggtaagACCACGCgaagacatccttgaactctttAAGCAACTCAACGAGATCTTGCTTTATCTCTGTGGCGATACAAGCACCAATTCTTACCTCTTTTCCCTCTCCCAAGCTTACAACCTCCACTAACTCTTTGTGAGGTaagatttgtttttcttcttgctCCACCATTcataacaaatcaggagataaggtGCTGTcttggtcatcttcaaaatcctgaagGTCATCCGTATTCATATCTTTTTCAAATAGGGCATCTGGGTCAGTAACAGCATTGCTcacatcattgatatctgaagacctgttattgggaCGAGGGAAGgtccaaagaaaaaaagaatctaagaataattgtaTGCACAGTATGATtataaatggaatgaaaagaatgaaagaatatttgctcaaagtgagactgaatgataagttttcattGAAGTGAGATTTGGAAATgcgccttttacaaaagattcttattacccctaggcttagggcaacaagtgttctgaatattactctgaattagttctaaatgttacagggatctcttctgcagtccagttgttcagaacacttccaggttcgtaagggcgaataccCGATAAATTTCGTTCCACCCTTTCCTCTtcagatatggcattgatgtccaatCTTCCAGTCCTTCCTTCCGTAACTTCATTCTTTCCTTCGGGGTAGACAATTCCCCCTAAAACAAAtgtcttagatatatggggaaaggtcatcGGTCCCTACTTGGCTTCTATCCCGCTCAAACGTGCTCttcttttctctcactttttctctAATTCCTTCTTCCTTTCCCTAGCGTCAGGCTTATACCCAGACCACAACGGTCCTATTTGTTAACTGAGATCGGTACTTTGACCCgtccctggaggtattttccaAGTCCTCATCCAGGCAACGCTTCCTTTCCCATTGTTAGCTGTAAactcattgacgtagctttggatatcttaggctctaGAATTTTGCTCCCCTCGATGACAAATGTtgcatttacgaattccaatgatcaAAATTAACATTCTATCGTTTCACTATCGACCTCTATATATGGAATgtcatcggtgactgatgcaatgatgtcttcttctgcacctaTAGTTACCAATCGGCCCTCTATTACTAATTGcaacttttggtgaagtgacgatggtacagcccctgcagaatggatccaaggcctccccaataggcaattgtaagatggtttaatatccattaccaaaaagcccacctcgtatgtatttggaccaatcaagagaggtatctcgattcttcccatcacttttctctcagtgccatcaaatgctctcactatattttggcatgatttcatgtgagaactgtcCACAGGTAGTCTATTTAATGTGGAAAGGGGTAAAACATTCAGTACTGATCCATTGTCAATGAGTACCCCCGGTAGTATACACCCTTTacaacgggcagtgatgtgcaaggccttggtagatcccataccacctggcgggatctcatcatcgttgaagaagatgaagttttTGGCATTTATATTATTAACCAGGCGATCCAACTTGTTCACTGAGATATCGTTAGCaacataagtctcatttagcacttttatcaacgcattacgatgtgtctctgaacttagaagtagcTCAAGCACTGAGATACGAGCCGGTTGCTTATGTAGTTGTTCCACCACGCTGTACTCGCTGTGCTTCAAGAATTTTaagaattctctagcctcattttcagtcaccggtTTGTTAACTTGCGATTCAACTCTGGCTATCTTTGTTTGATCTTGTTCAACCgctaaggcttttccttttataggctcCCCTTTTGTATTTGTTGGGTCGTAGCGTTTTCCACTACGAGTATGGAAGCCTACATCACTACCCTCTTCTGAAGTGTTTACCGGGTTCTCTTCTCCCGGGATTGTCATGTTGCAGTtataattccaaggaacctttttgctatccttataaagaaaggctacaggtttttggattatgacccttggcgccatTTGTATTTCAGATCCTGTGCTTcttggccttgaaataatcaccactgggtgattttGGGCTTTTCCCGTAGGTCTCTCCTCCGAAGCGTAAACTTCTCCTTCTTCTAGTCCTTTGATCTCTTtataaaattctagctctttgttgttcatcagattttgtACCATGGTCCTAAATTCAGTACATTACAGGATATTATGACCCTTCTCGGCATGGAACTCACAATAGCTCCTCATCCCTCTTGATCTCCTCTCCAAATTCTGAATGATTAATCCCATGTCTATCATTTGTTTCAAAACCCATTTCAGTGGGGTTTTTACTTCTGCAATATATGTTTTGATTTTCCTCCCTATATTTCCGCTTATCATGTTCACCCCTTTGTCAGCGTGGTTGGGCAATGGATTTTCCCCGCTGGGTGAATCATCGaacttgacaacacccatgcCGATCAGCTTTTCCACCAGCCTTTTGAAGGttgtgcaattctctattgaatgcCCCGTGATTCCCGCATGATAGTCACATTGCGCGATCGTGTCGTACCAAttggggtatggaggttgcagAGGTTTCAAATAGCAAGGAGAGACAACATGTGCATCAAACAGATTTTGATATAACTCCCAGTACGGCATTAGAATTGGCGTAAACTAAGGCTTCTCAATGTTTTGCCTTTTGCCAAATTCCTGTCTCGACGGCCCTTGCTGATTAGTAGCCACTTTCCTTGGTTGGTTCACAGTGATTGATTTCGAGCAACCTTTGTTATAGGTGCTCACGTTGTTTACCTTATTCTCCTTTTTTCGGAACCAATCTTTGGTTACTTTCTCCAGACTCGATCCTCCCACTCCTgatggcattttcaatcatctctccattcataactatgtcagagAAGCTCTTCGTGACatttcctaacatatgtgtgataaacggtgccttcaatgtgttgatgaaCGGCAACTTCCTTCCATTTTTgcgcatattgcctaaaactttcattaggcttcttctccatattttgGAGGGTAATTCTATCAGGGACCATATCggctacatgactgtattgctttaTAAATGCTTGTGCTAAGTCCCTCCACGATCCGATTTTGGcacgactcaattgattgtaccacctagATGCTACCCCTGCGAGgctatcttggaagcaatgtaTAAGCAATTGGTCGTTGTTAATGTGCCCAGTCATACGTCTgcagaacatggtaatatgagcttctgggcaactagtcccattgtatttctcaaattctggcattttaaATTTGAGGGGAAGTACCAAATCTGGGACTAAGCTTAAATCTTTAGCGTCAATCCCATGATAATTCTAACTACTTTCCATGGCTTTGAATTTCTCTTCGAGCCATTTACATCTTTCCTCCAATCGGCTCGGTAGttcttactttgttttctcttttcccATCATTTCGTCAAAATCGGGTACTATGGGATTGGTAGGGGCTTCTCCGAGATGAGAACCTATTCCAGTTTGGAAATTTACTGGCATTGAGGCGCCAGTCTGAAACTGCTGAGGCCTGATAGTAACAAATGATCTGCGTGGGTGCACCTCAGCTTGGGTTTGCGTATGAGGAGGAGTGAAACCTAGGGGATAGAGAGGGCTatcattattttcttcttttgtattaaCCACGGGGTCCTTTCCTTTGTCGTTTCCCCCTTTCAACAACTGCATCAATTCAGCTATCATGCTTTTTTGAGACTCTATCATTTCGTTCCTCATATCTTGTTGAATCTTCTTTAACCGCtcttgcatttgttcttgcatCTCCTTTTGGAGTTGCTCGAGTCTTTCGAATCTTTGATCCATGGCTTTTGTCTTGCGACGAGCACCGTAGTGATAAACGGTTGGTGAATTTTTGTTAGTTTCCAAGGTAGTTCtgtcataattttaaattaattaggctccctttttaaaactttaatgcatatgatgatatgtagatgcatgaatgcaaaaagaggcattgatcctagttcaatttcatttaaaaaaactcgactagaaaacaaattcctttacataaaatggattacatatacggcttcgcttttatactcaaagccttaacctttctaagaagccaagctaaatctcgacccCGGCTTGATTCTGATTCATactttaaactcaatacatcagcCTGAATTGCTAAGGTTTTTAAATGATCCGCTACTTCCCGTACTTGAGTCACGGCTTCGCCCATAAtgtaatctctatctctaatctgtctttgagaatgatggaattgctcttgccactgctcattactcCACTCAAAAAGCTCCACTCGCAATTCAGAATTGTGCAATGCATCTTCAAGCTCCCCTATCTTTcctttcagttcttcgatcttatttaagctcGCTCTTAGTTCGATCGTGGAGCTGCGACTACGGTATAGGTTAAGTGACTTTTCCAGTTCCGCCACCCGAGCTTTTAATTCTGCTTTCTCATTTCGACATTCTAATAAGCTTTTCTCCAAAACGctttctcgagctcgagcatcttggAATTCCTTCTCCCACTTATCCGCCT
Protein-coding sequences here:
- the LOC107899934 gene encoding uncharacterized protein, producing MGIRATIERKIKVLEVYGDSALVIYQLKGEWQTRDPKLVNYRKLVIELIKEFDDITFCYLPREENQMADALATLDAMIKVNKQEDMKPIRMSIYEAPAHCCNIDVEEEKDDHPWYQDMLRYVKNSEYPDRKIENDKRTLRRMASNYVLDGEILYKRGKDQVLLRCVDSVEAKKILEEVHNGVCGTHANGFTMARGNASLIGLRNGGSFTHRVEIPSLRVLSELKLDETEWV